One Clostridia bacterium DNA window includes the following coding sequences:
- a CDS encoding penicillin-binding protein 2: MEENKELHLKLKVYFGVTVLIFLVLLARLFMLQVINAEAYQLKSDGNRIRMLSIPASRGEIMTADGKVLATSKPVYTISVSHLNDAALERQVAERLAELLDDPEITADSIIQKLNNHARRFESLEIYRLPWGEEAVTLITKLEERRSELPGLVIRAEPMRYYPEGTLAGHIIGYEGAISEKELELYQDYDYSLNDRIGKTGLERTYEIWEDDRQIIGGLRGQKGAQPVEVDARHRIVREFPVTLEPTQGHTLKLTIDYDLQKVLEESLEEVILQIQANKNPKSRAGAGVVIDVKTGAILAMASYPTMNPNDFVDGSYGQKRDYYNDQDLKPAFNRAIQAVYPPGSTFKPVTALALLESGKLTGGNLSVNCAGRYWKPPYIKCWQAHGRVDFDRAMAVSCNTFFQYAAELAGIDHIVRVGQALGLGSPTGLTDLPGEAKGVLPTPEWKKELNTVLINRKYDRLRENLAKKYEDLLQQAVTEEEKAALRAKQQQEERSLEARYRIDLNFETTWQPFDTYNTSIGQGSNSYTMLQLANYVATLVNGGYRYKPYLVDSIYDAEGNLVKQFEPELIMEVPMNKETLARTARAMLNTTAPGGTAYSLFRHFPEYIKVGAKTGTAETGLAGDGKNDFHGVFIAFAPVDDPQLAFAGIVEYGMSGSGSAGYVAKAVFEEYFGLNEKEEEFTLPPEFYVEIPAE, translated from the coding sequence ATGGAAGAGAACAAGGAACTGCACCTGAAGTTAAAAGTGTATTTTGGTGTAACCGTGCTCATTTTCCTGGTCCTGCTGGCCAGGTTGTTTATGCTCCAGGTCATCAATGCCGAGGCCTATCAATTAAAATCCGACGGCAACCGGATCCGGATGCTGTCCATTCCTGCCAGCCGGGGTGAGATCATGACCGCCGACGGCAAAGTGCTGGCCACCAGTAAGCCGGTCTATACCATCTCCGTGTCCCATCTCAACGATGCGGCACTGGAGAGGCAGGTGGCGGAAAGGCTGGCGGAACTCCTGGACGACCCGGAAATAACTGCCGACAGTATCATCCAAAAGTTGAACAATCACGCCAGGCGTTTCGAATCCCTGGAAATCTACCGGCTGCCCTGGGGTGAAGAAGCGGTTACTTTGATTACCAAGTTGGAAGAAAGGCGCAGCGAACTGCCGGGGCTGGTGATCAGGGCGGAACCCATGCGGTATTACCCGGAAGGAACCCTGGCGGGCCATATTATCGGGTACGAAGGTGCCATCAGCGAAAAGGAATTGGAACTGTACCAGGACTATGATTACAGCTTGAACGACCGGATCGGCAAGACCGGTTTGGAGCGGACCTATGAAATCTGGGAGGATGACCGGCAGATTATTGGCGGGCTGCGGGGACAAAAAGGAGCCCAGCCGGTGGAAGTAGATGCCAGGCACCGGATAGTGCGGGAATTCCCGGTGACCCTGGAGCCCACGCAAGGCCATACCCTTAAACTGACCATTGATTATGATTTGCAGAAAGTGCTGGAAGAGAGCTTGGAAGAAGTGATCCTGCAAATTCAAGCAAACAAAAATCCCAAATCCAGGGCCGGAGCCGGCGTGGTGATTGATGTCAAGACCGGTGCCATCCTGGCCATGGCTTCCTATCCCACCATGAATCCCAATGACTTTGTGGACGGCAGTTACGGGCAAAAAAGGGATTATTACAACGACCAGGATCTAAAGCCGGCGTTCAACCGGGCCATTCAAGCGGTGTATCCCCCCGGGTCCACGTTTAAGCCAGTTACTGCCTTGGCTCTGCTGGAGTCCGGGAAGTTAACCGGCGGAAATTTGTCGGTTAACTGTGCCGGGAGATACTGGAAACCGCCATATATCAAATGCTGGCAGGCCCATGGACGGGTGGACTTTGACCGGGCCATGGCCGTCTCCTGCAACACCTTTTTCCAGTATGCCGCCGAACTGGCGGGTATCGACCATATTGTCCGGGTGGGCCAGGCTTTAGGTCTGGGTTCACCGACAGGGTTGACGGACTTGCCCGGCGAAGCAAAAGGGGTCTTGCCGACACCGGAATGGAAGAAAGAGCTCAACACGGTGCTCATCAACCGCAAGTATGACAGGCTGCGGGAGAACCTGGCCAAGAAGTATGAGGACCTGCTGCAGCAAGCGGTCACCGAAGAGGAAAAGGCGGCCCTCCGGGCCAAGCAGCAGCAGGAAGAGCGGAGCTTGGAAGCCCGGTACCGGATCGATTTGAATTTCGAAACCACCTGGCAGCCTTTTGATACCTATAATACTTCCATCGGGCAGGGATCCAACAGCTACACCATGCTGCAGCTGGCCAATTACGTGGCCACTTTGGTTAACGGGGGCTACCGGTACAAACCCTACCTGGTGGATTCCATTTATGATGCGGAGGGCAACCTGGTCAAGCAATTTGAGCCTGAATTAATAATGGAGGTGCCTATGAACAAGGAAACCCTGGCCAGAACAGCCAGGGCCATGCTGAACACCACGGCGCCGGGGGGAACGGCTTACTCCCTTTTCCGCCATTTTCCGGAATACATCAAGGTGGGAGCCAAGACCGGCACGGCGGAGACCGGGTTGGCGGGCGACGGCAAAAATGATTTTCACGGCGTGTTTATTGCTTTTGCCCCGGTCGACGACCCGCAGCTGGCTTTTGCCGGTATTGTAGAATACGGCATGTCCGGCAGCGGTTCAGCCGGTTATGTGGCGAAAGCTGTTTTTGAAGAGTATTTCGGTCTCAATGAGAAAGAAGAAGAATTCACGCTCCCGCCGGAGTTCTATGTCGAGATTCCTGCCGAGTAA
- the mreC gene encoding rod shape-determining protein MreC, with protein sequence MVDRVAHYHQLQLENEALRQQLAELERRVQLTEEYRLENIRLRAMLNFGENLADHFDMLAARVVARNPSNWRQTLTIDRGRNHGLREGMAVITPKGVVGRLGTVGERSAEVVLILDHEGALGGMIQSTRFPGIVESTGDKDIPLQMIQLPHDSPVKENQTVITSGLGGIFPKGLRIGYVVEVVDEPNGLMKKALIMPFVDFDRIEEVFVILSEKGGE encoded by the coding sequence GTGGTAGATAGGGTGGCTCATTATCACCAACTCCAATTGGAGAATGAAGCGCTGAGACAGCAGCTGGCGGAATTGGAAAGACGGGTGCAGCTAACGGAGGAGTACCGTTTAGAGAATATCCGGCTGCGGGCTATGCTGAATTTCGGGGAGAACCTGGCCGACCATTTCGACATGCTGGCCGCCAGGGTGGTGGCCCGCAACCCTTCCAACTGGCGCCAGACCCTGACCATTGACCGGGGGCGAAACCATGGGTTAAGGGAAGGCATGGCGGTCATTACTCCCAAGGGAGTGGTCGGCAGGCTCGGTACGGTGGGAGAACGTTCGGCGGAAGTGGTGTTAATCCTGGATCACGAGGGTGCCCTGGGCGGCATGATCCAAAGCACTCGTTTTCCCGGCATCGTGGAAAGTACCGGGGATAAGGACATACCGTTACAGATGATCCAGCTTCCTCATGACAGCCCGGTGAAGGAGAACCAGACGGTGATCACCTCCGGGTTGGGAGGCATTTTTCCTAAAGGGCTACGGATTGGCTACGTGGTGGAAGTGGTGGACGAACCCAACGGGTTGATGAAAAAAGCGCTGATCATGCCTTTTGTGGACTTTGACCGGATCGAGGAAGTGTTTGTCATTCTCAGCGAGAAGGGAGGGGAATAA
- the mreD gene encoding rod shape-determining protein MreD, translated as MHYFILGAALFLSLTLEATLFNHLTLAGVKPDLLLVLVIIYSLFRGSAAGAKLGFVYGLVEDLLLGNYVGLNAACKMLVGYAIGWGEKRFFKDNILVPVFAVFTGTLGFLLIYFMLFSLVAGGGAWAPFSHMVLPLCAYNTLLGILLYRPLYRSLTEGLLRPERR; from the coding sequence ATGCACTATTTTATTTTAGGTGCCGCTTTATTCCTCTCTTTGACCTTAGAGGCAACCTTGTTTAACCACTTAACCCTGGCCGGTGTCAAACCGGATTTGCTCCTGGTGCTGGTCATCATCTATTCCTTATTCCGGGGCAGCGCAGCGGGAGCGAAGCTGGGGTTTGTTTACGGCCTGGTGGAGGACCTGCTGCTGGGCAATTATGTGGGGTTAAATGCGGCCTGCAAGATGCTGGTGGGTTATGCCATCGGCTGGGGCGAGAAAAGGTTTTTTAAAGACAATATCCTGGTACCGGTTTTCGCTGTGTTTACCGGCACCCTGGGTTTCTTGCTTATCTACTTCATGTTGTTTTCCCTGGTGGCAGGGGGAGGCGCCTGGGCACCTTTCAGCCACATGGTACTGCCTTTATGTGCTTATAACACATTGCTGGGGATTTTACTTTACCGGCCCTTGTACCGTTCTCTGACGGAAGGGCTGCTTCGCCCGGAACGCCGGTGA